Within Runella rosea, the genomic segment GACTGAAGTCCCAACAAGGCCTCTTTGGCCGCTGGAGCGTCTGAGTATTCACTCAAAATACGTTTGTAATCGCGCACGGCTTCTTCGTACACCTGAATGTTATTGTAGGCCAAAGCCCTTTTCAAAAGGGAAGGTGGAATCAGGTAGCTGCGCGGTTTGTCTTTGATCAGGCGGCTGTAAGCCCGAATGGCGGCTTGGTAGTTTGCTCGTTCCATGTCAATGTTGGCCGATTGAAAAAGGGCATCATCGGCGTACCGCGACGTCGGGAATTGCGCAATTACCTTATCGAATTGCGCCTTGGCTTCTACGTCCTTTTCCTGATACGTGAGAATCAACCCTTTCTGATACAGAGCATAATCTCGGTCTAAACGGCCTTCACTGAGCGCTTTGTCATACATGGCCATGGCCTGTGCGTAGTTCTTATCCGTCAGGTAAGAATCCGCGATTCTAATCGTGGCGTCTTCGAGGGTCTGGGGGTCGCCAACGGTTTTTCCTTTGGCAACGTATTGCTGAAAATTAGTCAGGGCAGATTTGTAGTCTTTGGTGTTGTAATAGGCGTATCCTAAAGAATAAAGGCTACGAATGCTGTAAGTAGAACCCGAATTGCTACGAACCAATTGCTGATAAATGGGAATGGCTTCGCCATAACGATTCATGGCCGAAAAAGCTTCCCCTTTTTGAAAATTAGCGGCTTGTTCAATGTCCCGGTCGAGGGGATATTTAAGGGATTTATCGAAGTTAACGATGGATTGGGCATAGCGCTCGGCGTTAAAGTCGGCAATGCCCAAATTCATGGTTTGACGCTGATAAGCGGCTTTGGTTGCATCGTCCAATTTTTTCAACTTCTCAATGTAAGCCACCGCCGCCGCACTGTTATTGGATTTGGTCAACGACAAAATGGAAAGCTTAGTGGCCTCTTCTTCGAAGCTACTATTTGGGTATTTTTTTAGAAAATCCTGTAATTCCGTAAAAGCGGCCGAATGATTATTCAGTTCAAGCTGCACCTTGGCGTGGTTGAAGGTAGATTCTTCCTGAATGTTTTTATTGAACGCCAATTTGGATGAATTATCCAGCGCCGTTAACGCCGCCTGCGGATTTTTGTTTTGTAAATGGCTGATTCCGATGACGTAAGAAGCAAACTGACCCGTTGTGTCTTTGCGGGTCGAAACGCTTTTCAATTGGTCAATGGCCCCCGTATAGTTGCCCGTACGAAAAAGAGAATGACCATACCGAAACTGAACCGGGGCCGGAGCTGCGGTTTCTCGTCCTTTCAATTGCGAGTATAAGGCGTAATTTTTAGCAGCTTCGGGATAATTGCCTTTCCCATAATACACCTCAGCGGTATAAAGTGCGACGTCATTCAGTTTCACGCCTCCCCCTTGCTGACGACGCAACAACGGCTCCGAATAGGCAATGAGTTCGTCGTAACGCTCCGCTTGGTACAGCGAAGCTACGATCCAGTTGGGAATATCAGCTTTGAACTGCGGATTTGTTTCAATGCTTTTGAAACTACGATACGCATCCATGTACTTCCCGTTTTGGTATTGAATCACCCCCGCATAATACGAGGAAGGAGCAAAATAATCGCTCGTAGGGTCGCGTTGCACTTCGGCGAAATACTGCAAGGCCGAATTGTATTGTTTTAAACTGTAATACGACAGGCCCAACTTATAGCGGGTTTCGGCAGCGGCGTAGTAATTGGCACTGCGTTCGAGTGCTTTAGTGAGGTACGTAACGGCGTTTGAATAATCGCCCCGGTCAAAGTAATACTTCCCTAAATCGCTGTAAATCACGGCCGCTTTGGGATGTTCGGGGTGGTTTCGCACAAAACGATCCACGGCCAACTCCGCTTCTGGGGCATCGGCATACAATGCGCACAAGGTCGTGTAATATTCAGCATTTACGGCTGTGTAATCATTGGTATTAAGCAAAGCAGGCCGTTTCTCTAAATAATACCTGAACTCTTGTTTGGCGGCCGAATAATTTGATTTTTCGAATAGCTCTACGCCATTGCGATAATGTACGTCGGCCTCGGTGTATCCGAGGGTATTTTGGGCATTTACCCGGATAAATAAAAGGAAACAAATGGATAGTGGAAGAACGCTGCGTCTTAAAAGCATGATGAGGGAATTAGGTTTCTTCAGTTACGCAATACTAATAAGTAATTCTGATAATTTTGCCAAAGAACGAAAAACCACGCGTAAAACGTATATAATGGCCGTTTTATCTACCAGTGTTTGAGCCAACAACAAACCCAAATTTGGGCCAATAAAGCACCGTTTTTAACCAGCGTAGTACGATCGCTTTCATTTCTGAGTTTCCGAGAAAAGACCTTACTCTCCACTATTTAATGCTCCCGAAAAATCAGCCCCAAACCGATGGGTATTAAAAGCTGTTGAACCTTCCTAAGCACGGCAACCCTATTGCAGAAGAATATGCCCCGCTTTGTAAATAGTCACAAATGATTTTCAGTCCACAAATTTCAACAAAAACTTGTTTTTTTGAATGAGAGACTGTATTTTTGCGCTCCTTTTGTAGAAATCAAGACAATATATATTTTACAATAAACCAATGGCAAATCATAAGTCAGCATTAAAGAGAATTCGGGCCAACGAAACAAAACGCCTTAGAAACCGTTACCAACACAAAACAACCCGTACCATGGTTCGCAAACTGCGCGATACCAAAGACCAGGTTGTGGCATCAGAACTTTACAAAACGGTGTCATCTATGTTGGATAAATTAGCGAAGAAAAACATCATTCATAAAAACAAAGCAGGTAACCTCAAATCGAAGTTAGCAAGATACGTTAACGGTCTTGCAGCCACTGCTTAGTTCTTTTTTGTTTTATAAAAACCTTCAAAGCGAGTAGTTTTGAAGGTTTTTTTGTATTTATGCAAAATTAACTATTGAATCAAATCGTTGTGTAACCTGAAACCACTGTAAAATTCCATGAAAAACTTGAGTGCAACATTGGGTATGGCGTTGTTGAGTGTGACTACTGCCCTGGCCCAAAAACCCACCATTGAGTTTAATGCCCGCGGTATCCTTGCGCTGTCTGACGGCGACATGGCCGCCTCGGCAAGTGTCGACGGCAAACTATTAAAACAAGTTGGCGTAAAAGATGCATTGACCGTTTATCCCCTCCCCCTTAAACTAGGTCAGGAAGTGGGCTCATCGCCCGTGCCAAACTCCGCTTTTGGCTGGACCCGCAACGCAACCATTACTTCGGATGGTCGGTATGCGTACGTGATTGAATCACGGGCCCAGACGACCGACAGTCTGAAAAGCGTAAAAAGTATTGCTGAGTTGCCCGCAGGCATTAACATGTACATCGTGGACATCTCAAACTTGGCCAAACCTTCGACCCGTAAAGTACCCGTAGGTAAAAATCCAACGGCCGTAGATATGTTGGGCAGTAACCTGTTGATTACATCAGAAGAAACGGGCAAAGAATTACGTTTATTTGAAATCGGTGCGGGCGGCCTTCCTACCCGGAACGTGCCCATCGCATTGAACCTCCAAAATGCCCGGGCAACCGACGTTACGTGGCACCCAGACGGCGAATTTGTGGCCATTACTGTCGAAGAGACCAAAGAAATATGGCTTTTCAAGGCCAAGCGTAATGCACAAAACAAAATCGCGACGTTTGAGCCCTTCGGTACACCCGCAAAAATTACGGGAAAACCTGGCCCAGGTGCATTTACACCCGATGGAACCTTATTTATTGTATCCGATTTGAAGGATGGTTCAGCTGCAAGCGAATTAACAGCCATTCAGTTTAATACAACCGCCGAAGACCCAAAAACGGCTGAACACAAAATCCTTGGTTCAACAGCCGTAGGAATCGGCGCGGAAAGCTTTAGCATCAGCCCCGACGGAACCACCATCGTTACGGCCAACAAAAACGCTTCGGCTCAGCCTTGGGAAGGCAGCGTTGGAAAAGCAACACTTTCGTTGTTAACCTTGGCAAAAGACGGAAAAATGGCAAAAGTAGCTGATTACGACTTAGACGGCATTGCCCCTGAAAGCGTCATTTTTGATAAAACAGGCGACAATTTGGCCGTTTCATTGTACGAATATTTTGACTACGGCAATCGTGATGGTGGGATTGAGTTTTTTAAAGTCACCAAAGGCGGAACCCCGGCCCTGACCAAACAACTCGCCAAAATCAGCGCCCCTAAAGGCTGCTACACCGTAAAAATCATCCCTTAATCAAGGAGATTAAAATCCTAAAAGGGAAGTCGTTTCTTGATGAAGCGGCTTCCCTTTCTTATTTTTGTTCCTTCTCATTCCCCATTTTCCATGACTTTACAACAAATACAGGAAGCCACCCAATTTCTTCAGCAACATACCCAACACTTTACGCCAACCACCGGAATCATTTTGGGTACTGGTTTGGGGGCTTTGGTACAAGATATTGACGTTGCGTATAGCATTGATTACGAAAATATCCCTCACTTTCCCGTCTCAACCGTCGAATCACACAAAGGGCGTTTACTCTTTGGGACGCTTGTCGGTAAGCAAGTGATTTGTATGCAGGGGCGCTTCCATTATTACGAAGGCTATTCAATGCAGCAGGTGACGTTTCCAATCAGGGTCATGAAATTGTTAGGAATCCAGCAATTAATCGTGTCAAATGCCGCAGGCGGACTCAATGAAAACTATCAGGTGAGCGACTTGATGATCATCAACGACCATATCAGCTTGTTTTTACCTGGAAATCCGCTCATTGGCCCCAATCTTTCCACCCTCGGTGACCGCTTTCCTGACATGAGCGAACCTTATGAAGCCAAATTTGTTGAGAAAGCGCTCCAAATTGCCCAATCCAACGGAATCCGTGCGCACGCAGGCGTGTATGTAAGTGTGACTGGACCACAGTTGGAGACCAAAGCCGAGTACCGAATGCTACGCTTACTCGGAGCTGATGCGGTAGGAATGAGCACCGTACCAGAAGTGATTGTGGCCCGCCACATGGATTTACCAGTGGTTGGTATTTCGGTCATTACAGATATGTGCATTCCTGAACAACTTGAGAAAGCTGAAATTCAGAAGATACTCGCCGCCGCTTACAAAGCAGAGCCCCACATGACCTTTATCATCAAAGAATTGCTCGCTTGATAAAGTTTTCCGACGATTGATTCTCTTCGATAAAAGCAAATGGCAGTTTATAACTGGTTATCAACTGCCATTTGCTTTCCCATCATCTTCTTATACCAAATCAGGGTTTACTTATAACCCATTGATTGACCGCAAATATTTTTTTGTAAGCTTTTCGAACAATGTTAGATTTAATTCCTTTAGCCCACTTGAATTTCAATCTACAAAGACAGCAGGACATTTTCCGTTACCACTTTTCTTTCTTATTGATTCCGTCCCAGCAAATCGTTTTCTTAGCCTCCTGACTTTAATAAGACGTACCAAAGAAAAAATACGTTATCAACCCTAAAAATCCTTAAAGTCTCTTTTTGAGACAATCTAAAGGCATTGACTTAATTTTTTCGAATTTTTATCGTTTTTTTTGACCACTTCTTGCATTTTTAAAAAATATCATTTTATCTTTACATCCAAGTTCGACATGAAGGAAGAACAAAAGGAAAATTTAACAATACGTAATATTGAGAGAACGTTTTACTACAGTCATGAATTTAAGTGTGTCGAGATTTAGTACAGTAGTTATACTTATCGTAGTAGCTGCACTTTCTCGGATAGTGCCCCATCCGTTCAATTTTACTCCTATTGGAGCAATTGCCCTATTTGGCGCTGCACAGTTTAATCGCAAACTATTTGCATTCATGATTCCAGCAGCGGCTATGCTATTAAGCGACGCTGTTATTGGTAACCCATCTCTCCCAACCTACCTTTCTTTTGCACTTATTGCCGTTTTTGGTCTAGTTTACTTGAAAAAAGTGACCGTAAGCCGCCTATTTGTTTCAAGTTTGGTAGCTTCCATCTCGTTCTTTTTAATTACAAACTTTTTTGTTTGGTTCGGAGGTAGCATGTATCCACAAACAGCGCAGGGATTAATTGCCTGTTACACCGCGGGATTGGCCTTTTACCAACAAACCTTATTTGGTAACTTATTTCTGAACACAATCATGGGAGACTTATTTTATACTTCCTTGCTCTTTGGTTCATTTTATCAAATCAATAAAATTGCTTTCAAGCCCACCGTGGCATAAAAATATTTGTTTTCATGGCTGTTAATAGGTAGACAAATAGCTCCGATCTTCGGAGCTATTTTCTTTTGCCCTGTAGCCCTCCAGAATGTAGAACTACCACTACATCTCCTGGGTTAAAATAGCCTTTTTGCACCAAATCAACGACCCCATACATCATCTTTCCTGTATAAACCTGTTCCAAAGGTATCATGGTTTCCTGCTCAAAGTCGTCGATGAACTGGTTAAGTTCTTCCGTCTCTTTTCCATACCCACCAAAATGATAGTCCGTAAAAATGTCAAGCTTTTTGTCCTGTAGCGGAACAAATGCCGCTAGGTGCGTTTCTACGTCACTCTTTTTGATTTTCAAACTTGAAAAAACCAATACTTTAGCCAGTGCGGCGGCCGATAGCAATCCTGCCGAGGTTCCACCCGTACCAAAAGCCGTACACAAATAGTCAATCGGGGCGGCAAGTTGGGACTGAATCTCTACTACCGCTTCTCCTACTCCTTTTATCGCCAATTGATTTGAGCCACCTTCGGGAAGGACGTACCAATCGCCCCCTAAATGGTTTACCAATCGCTCTTTGTCACGGTACTCGGTCCGGCTGACAAATTGCAGGTGCATTCCGCAATGAGACGCAAATTGTAAGGTTTGGTTTGAGTCGACATGAAGTTCGTCGCCCCTAATAATCCCTAGCGTTTCAAAACCCATTGCCTGACCCGCCGCCGCAACCGCCGCAATATGATTGGAATAAGCCCCTCCAAAAGTTACAAGCTGCTTCAAGCCCAACTTTTCGGCTTCCAAAAGATTGTATTTTAACTTTCTCCACTTATTCCCCGATACGAATGGGTGCAGCAAATCATCTCTTTTTATGTACACCTTAACTCCACGCTCGATGAATAAAGGCAGTTGAACGATTTGAAGGGGAGATTGGGCGGCATTTTCCCAAAATCTATCTACTCTGCTCACAATAACATTTGGTTTTATGTACATTTGTTTGTTTCGAACGCAAGTTTTAACACTTTTCACTCATCATAATACACTCATGAAAAAAATATTTTCAACCCTGTTCTTTTTAGGGGGTATGCTCAATCTTTCAGCACAAGACACCCCTACCGCCGACGCGGTCATTGATAAGTACCTTGCGGCCATTGGCGGCAAAGAAGCCATCGCTAAAATCGAGGATTTGACCATCGGAACCGCCGCCGAAACCCAGCGCGGCACGATGGAGTCTGAAATCAAGGTCAAGAAACCCAATAAATTCTCATCAGTCATGTACATGATGGGTAACGAGGTAATGCGCTCAACCAGCGACGGATCGAAAGTAGAAACCGTTTCGGGATTTGGTGGCAATACCAATAATCGGGTAGCCGAGGGCAAAGATGCCATCGCTCAGATTTTACAAAATGTTCCATTTCCTGAATTGCTCTATGCCGAATACGGCATCATAAAAACAGTTGCTGGCAAAGAAGCCGTAAATGGCAAAGACGCGTGGAAAGTAGACTTTGAAATTCCTGAAGGAAGAAAATGGAGCGAATTTTTCGACGTTGAAAGTGGCTTAAAAGTAAAAAGAATGGCCAATATGGAAGGAATGAGAGGTGGTGGCCAACGCCCGCAAGGACAACCAGGCGGGCCAGGAGCTGGACAGGGACAAGCGCCTGGTGGTCAAGACGGGCAGCGACCTGGGGGCGGGCAGCGCGGTATGGGCGGCGGTATGATGAATGTTACGTTCAGTAATTACAAAGAAATTAAGGATGGCAACGGAGTAAAAATTCCGTATACCCGCGAACAAGGCAACGGTCAGTTTTCATCGAAAGCTGAAGTGCAATCCGTAAAAGTCAATAAAGGCATTAAAGAAAGCAATTTTGTAATCAAATAAGCCATATCAAAAAAAGAAAGGGCGCTGGAATTTGGAATGTATTTTCCTGAATCCAGCGCCCTCTTTTTATTTTCGTTTTCCTACTCTTTCTTGAAATGCAGGGTATTGATTCGGTAGTCTTTTTCGGTAACTCTCATCAGAATATATACCTGAAATTTATTTCCATTGACGGCCTGATAAGTTGCGGTGCAATAACGCACTTTTGAAGCCGTACCTTGAAAACCGTACTTAAAGTCCTTTGGGGGATATTTTTTAAAGAAATTTTTCAGAATCAGCTCCGCCTGAGCCTCACCTACTCGACGGAAATCTACTCGTTCGGCATCAATCACTAATTCAAGGTTGCGCTCGAAGTGATCCGCCAACGTATGAGCATTTCCCGTTTTGATGGAGCCTTTGATAAGCTCGGCAATTTCGGCCTCTCGATTCCCAATTGATGTAAATCCACACGTTGTACCTCCAATAAGTAGCACCAAAAATATATTTCTGAAGATTTTCATGATGAATGAGCCATTTGAGTTTGATTTCAGGTAGTAGTTGGCTAAAATTGTGCCAAACTCAAATTCAATCTCAAAAAAAGCATCAACGCAAAATGTCCATGCATAAAACAATCCTTTCGTCCGACCAAACGCTCCAAAAAATCAAACGCATAGCTTTTGAAATTTATGAAAAAAATTTCGAGGAAGAAAGCGTGGTATTAGCAGGGATTAAGGGAGAAGGATACGAAATGGCGCGGTTGTTGGAAGTTTTCTTAAAAGAAATATCCCAATTGAAGGTTCATCTTATGCAAATTGACCTCAACAAAGACCATCCGCACACCAGCCCCGTTCAGTTTGATTTAGATAAACAACTACTAAGCAGAAAGGTCATCATAGTAGTCGACGATGTACTGAATACAGGGCGCACACTGGCTTACAGCCTTTCGCCCTTTCTTGGGGTATCATTAAAACGCTTGCAAGTAGCCGTGATGGTCAATCGGGCGCATCATTCATTTCCGATTTTTGCCGATTACGTGGGTTATGCACTCAGTACTACCCTAAACGAACACATACAGGTAAAACTTACTGGCGACGAAATCGGGGTGTATTTAAGCTAATTTTCATTCACTTTCGGGTAGATTTATTCTTTTACCCGAAAGTGATGAAGCCTTTTTAATGACAGAATTTCAGGCCGTTCTCTATTATTCACACACAATTGCGGTGCCGTTGGCACTGACCATAAGCATAGACCCATTGCCTCCAATGGTCTGAAAATCAAGGTCTACTCCGATAATGGCATTGGCACCTAAACGCTGAGCCTGATCAATCATTTCTTTGAGGGCAATGCTTTTGGCTTCACGCAAGCCTTGTTCATAAGCACCCGAACGCCCCCCCACAATATCACTTATTCCAGCAAAAAAATCTTTGACAAGATTAGCGCCAATAATGGCTTCACCGTTGACCAAACCAATGTACTTGGTGATTGTTTTTCCTTCAATGTTGTTGGTAGTAGTAATGAGCATCGCTGTAACGTAGAATGGTTATTTGTTGATGCAATATACGTCATATTGAAAGACTGTTACGATAGAAAACAGGAACAACGGTCTTTGTACCTTACTAGCGCATTAAATTATCCATGAACATGCATGGATTCATGGATTCTATCCTTATTCAGCAGATTTAATAAACGACTGCACCAATTGCAGGTACTCATCGATTTGCTTTTGTTTATGGGCTTGCGTCCAACCCAATTCCTGCGCCATTAGATTTGCCACCACGGGCACGGCCTCTTGGGTTGCTTCCCAATCCATGATTTCGAGGCGCATGCGCCGCGCCAATACATCACGCAGCGTACAAGCCATTTCTTCCCGAACCTGATAAATCACTTCGGCCTGAATGAAAGGGAATTTTTCTACCAAACGCTGAGACCAAACGATATTTTCTTGCGTCAGTCTGGCTACTTTGTGGGCCCGGCTTCCGTATTTTCGAATTAAATGTTTGGCAATGTCTTTGGCTAAGCGGTAGACCGTTTGAATAATCTTCCAATCTTCAAAAGCAAAGTCCTCTCCGCCCACCAGCACGTGGTCGGCCGTTAGACACGGACGCTCGGCACCGAGCAATTCACCCGCCTTATCGATGGTTTCTTTCGCCATGTACCGATAGGTCGTCCATTTACCGCCCAACAGACTCAACAAATTGGAGGATTCGTCATACTCTACTTCATGGTCGCGCACAAGTTTTTTGGTAGAATCGGATTCAGACGCCGCCAGCAACGGGCGCAAACCGCCGAAACCCGCTTTTACTTGACTCTTATCGGGGCGTTTGGCCAAATAGGGTGCCAATGTATCCAACAAAAATTCAACTTCTTTTTCTTCCAACAGGGGTTCATTCTCCAATTGAGTATAGTCGGTATCGGTGGTGCCGAGCAGTAATTGACCTTCAAAAGGGATGGCAAACACCACCCGACCATCGCTGGTTTTAGGAATCAGCATGGCGTCGTCACTTTTCAACACTTCATACGGCAGCACCACGTGAACGCCCTTACTGGGGCGAATCCGACGAGAAAGCGTTGGATTGGCTTTCAGGCGAATATGGTCCGCCATGGCCCCCGTACAATTGATAAAAAGTCTGGCTTTAATCGAAAAAGGCGGCTCAACGCCATTATCTAGCGTTGAAGTTACCACGGCGCCTTCCAATTTCCCATTAGTATCTTTTTCAAAATCAATCAGTTGTAAATGATTAGCCACCGCTACACCCGCCTCCGCCGCCGCGTGGGCAAGGCCCAGGCAATAACGAGCATCATCGAGCTGACCGTCGAAGTAAAGAACCGCACTGTGGAGTTTTTTAGCATCCAGAGAAGGCATCCGCAGCATGGTTTCTTTTTTGCTCAACCACCTGCTTTTGGGCAAAGAATCACCCTTTGCAAAAAAATCATACATCCGCAGACCGATGCTAAAATAAAGTCCTTCCCACCAACTAAACACGGGCGTCAACAAAGGCAGAGGTCGGGCAAGATGCGGGGCATT encodes:
- a CDS encoding tetratricopeptide repeat protein, which gives rise to MLLRRSVLPLSICFLLFIRVNAQNTLGYTEADVHYRNGVELFEKSNYSAAKQEFRYYLEKRPALLNTNDYTAVNAEYYTTLCALYADAPEAELAVDRFVRNHPEHPKAAVIYSDLGKYYFDRGDYSNAVTYLTKALERSANYYAAAETRYKLGLSYYSLKQYNSALQYFAEVQRDPTSDYFAPSSYYAGVIQYQNGKYMDAYRSFKSIETNPQFKADIPNWIVASLYQAERYDELIAYSEPLLRRQQGGGVKLNDVALYTAEVYYGKGNYPEAAKNYALYSQLKGRETAAPAPVQFRYGHSLFRTGNYTGAIDQLKSVSTRKDTTGQFASYVIGISHLQNKNPQAALTALDNSSKLAFNKNIQEESTFNHAKVQLELNNHSAAFTELQDFLKKYPNSSFEEEATKLSILSLTKSNNSAAAVAYIEKLKKLDDATKAAYQRQTMNLGIADFNAERYAQSIVNFDKSLKYPLDRDIEQAANFQKGEAFSAMNRYGEAIPIYQQLVRSNSGSTYSIRSLYSLGYAYYNTKDYKSALTNFQQYVAKGKTVGDPQTLEDATIRIADSYLTDKNYAQAMAMYDKALSEGRLDRDYALYQKGLILTYQEKDVEAKAQFDKVIAQFPTSRYADDALFQSANIDMERANYQAAIRAYSRLIKDKPRSYLIPPSLLKRALAYNNIQVYEEAVRDYKRILSEYSDAPAAKEALLGLQSTLENAGRTEEMSDVLSDYKRKNPQSTETEKLEFETAKGLYADGKYPQALKALQSFIRDYPNSGSATEARYLAGESFYRSNDFPNAIKLFNMVIGESDERFTPKAALRAGDIENQQGNYPNAVRNYYVVFAQSDSKTDRVTGLMRLMDTYFVMKKYDSTLYFAREVINAGDVIPGSTKKAQMQTAKVYIEKEDYKTADVELKKILSVSKDEFGAEAKYWASEALFRQQKYKEAQASVMELNKQFADYEKWRVRAFILLADVYVGLKDPDQAKATLQSVIENTDDAQALELAKAKLAALQ
- the rpsT gene encoding 30S ribosomal protein S20; the encoded protein is MANHKSALKRIRANETKRLRNRYQHKTTRTMVRKLRDTKDQVVASELYKTVSSMLDKLAKKNIIHKNKAGNLKSKLARYVNGLAATA
- a CDS encoding WD40 repeat domain-containing protein; the protein is MKNLSATLGMALLSVTTALAQKPTIEFNARGILALSDGDMAASASVDGKLLKQVGVKDALTVYPLPLKLGQEVGSSPVPNSAFGWTRNATITSDGRYAYVIESRAQTTDSLKSVKSIAELPAGINMYIVDISNLAKPSTRKVPVGKNPTAVDMLGSNLLITSEETGKELRLFEIGAGGLPTRNVPIALNLQNARATDVTWHPDGEFVAITVEETKEIWLFKAKRNAQNKIATFEPFGTPAKITGKPGPGAFTPDGTLFIVSDLKDGSAASELTAIQFNTTAEDPKTAEHKILGSTAVGIGAESFSISPDGTTIVTANKNASAQPWEGSVGKATLSLLTLAKDGKMAKVADYDLDGIAPESVIFDKTGDNLAVSLYEYFDYGNRDGGIEFFKVTKGGTPALTKQLAKISAPKGCYTVKIIP
- a CDS encoding purine-nucleoside phosphorylase, coding for MTLQQIQEATQFLQQHTQHFTPTTGIILGTGLGALVQDIDVAYSIDYENIPHFPVSTVESHKGRLLFGTLVGKQVICMQGRFHYYEGYSMQQVTFPIRVMKLLGIQQLIVSNAAGGLNENYQVSDLMIINDHISLFLPGNPLIGPNLSTLGDRFPDMSEPYEAKFVEKALQIAQSNGIRAHAGVYVSVTGPQLETKAEYRMLRLLGADAVGMSTVPEVIVARHMDLPVVGISVITDMCIPEQLEKAEIQKILAAAYKAEPHMTFIIKELLA
- a CDS encoding DUF6580 family putative transport protein — encoded protein: MNLSVSRFSTVVILIVVAALSRIVPHPFNFTPIGAIALFGAAQFNRKLFAFMIPAAAMLLSDAVIGNPSLPTYLSFALIAVFGLVYLKKVTVSRLFVSSLVASISFFLITNFFVWFGGSMYPQTAQGLIACYTAGLAFYQQTLFGNLFLNTIMGDLFYTSLLFGSFYQINKIAFKPTVA
- a CDS encoding 1-aminocyclopropane-1-carboxylate deaminase/D-cysteine desulfhydrase, which gives rise to MSRVDRFWENAAQSPLQIVQLPLFIERGVKVYIKRDDLLHPFVSGNKWRKLKYNLLEAEKLGLKQLVTFGGAYSNHIAAVAAAGQAMGFETLGIIRGDELHVDSNQTLQFASHCGMHLQFVSRTEYRDKERLVNHLGGDWYVLPEGGSNQLAIKGVGEAVVEIQSQLAAPIDYLCTAFGTGGTSAGLLSAAALAKVLVFSSLKIKKSDVETHLAAFVPLQDKKLDIFTDYHFGGYGKETEELNQFIDDFEQETMIPLEQVYTGKMMYGVVDLVQKGYFNPGDVVVVLHSGGLQGKRK
- a CDS encoding DUF4783 domain-containing protein; protein product: MKIFRNIFLVLLIGGTTCGFTSIGNREAEIAELIKGSIKTGNAHTLADHFERNLELVIDAERVDFRRVGEAQAELILKNFFKKYPPKDFKYGFQGTASKVRYCTATYQAVNGNKFQVYILMRVTEKDYRINTLHFKKE
- a CDS encoding phosphoribosyltransferase family protein, coding for MHKTILSSDQTLQKIKRIAFEIYEKNFEEESVVLAGIKGEGYEMARLLEVFLKEISQLKVHLMQIDLNKDHPHTSPVQFDLDKQLLSRKVIIVVDDVLNTGRTLAYSLSPFLGVSLKRLQVAVMVNRAHHSFPIFADYVGYALSTTLNEHIQVKLTGDEIGVYLS
- a CDS encoding heavy metal-binding domain-containing protein — translated: MLITTTNNIEGKTITKYIGLVNGEAIIGANLVKDFFAGISDIVGGRSGAYEQGLREAKSIALKEMIDQAQRLGANAIIGVDLDFQTIGGNGSMLMVSANGTAIVCE
- a CDS encoding glycerol-3-phosphate dehydrogenase/oxidase, with product MNRTQDLQRLQKETFDICIIGGGASGAGCALDAALRGFKVALIEKNDFAAETSSKSTKLIHGGVRYLEQAFKNLDFAQLKQVRHGLEERQIVLQNAPHLARPLPLLTPVFSWWEGLYFSIGLRMYDFFAKGDSLPKSRWLSKKETMLRMPSLDAKKLHSAVLYFDGQLDDARYCLGLAHAAAEAGVAVANHLQLIDFEKDTNGKLEGAVVTSTLDNGVEPPFSIKARLFINCTGAMADHIRLKANPTLSRRIRPSKGVHVVLPYEVLKSDDAMLIPKTSDGRVVFAIPFEGQLLLGTTDTDYTQLENEPLLEEKEVEFLLDTLAPYLAKRPDKSQVKAGFGGLRPLLAASESDSTKKLVRDHEVEYDESSNLLSLLGGKWTTYRYMAKETIDKAGELLGAERPCLTADHVLVGGEDFAFEDWKIIQTVYRLAKDIAKHLIRKYGSRAHKVARLTQENIVWSQRLVEKFPFIQAEVIYQVREEMACTLRDVLARRMRLEIMDWEATQEAVPVVANLMAQELGWTQAHKQKQIDEYLQLVQSFIKSAE